ACCAAGGTCTAAGCTATACCGAGGTCGCTACTTTGCTCGAGATCTCTCCACAAGCGATCAAGTCACTGCTCGCACGCGCTCGGGCGAGACTAAGAGAGTTGCTTCCCGAGCATTTTGATGAGCTGAACTGATCTGCGGCCGTTCTCTCCGATTCTCGGACCGGATTGATTTGCCGAGGGCGAATTGCATCCTTCGTGCGGAGTCGGATGCCTTGCCAAAGATCAGCGGCGCGACATTCGTAGGTTGGACGTTCCGAAATCTGCCTCGCGAGCGCTCGGAAGGTTTTGCTGACTAAACGGAGTCAGGGAGCCTTTGGGGAAATGAAATGCTTTGATGTCAGGATGTGGGGTTCCTTCCAGCATGCCTACTTTCACAACGGTCCCGTCTGCTAACTCAAGGGTGTAATCCAAGTCTTTCATCATTCACCTAGTCGTTCGTTTATTGCTAAACCAAAGCACAGCTTTATCTGCGTCGAAGCACAGGGCTATCTGCTTTGCTTAGCTATCCCAAAGGCAATCCGTGCCATTGAAGAACGTGATTGTTACTAACAAGTTTGCATCCAGTTTTGGAATATTTGCAGCTTCTCTATCTTTTTTGATTCATCCAATGATTTGCCCCCCAGGTCCAGGGGAGCCCGTCTTGCAACTAGGGTCGGAACAGGACGAATTATTGGAACGATGTCTACTTTGAAGCTTGGCACATGAACACAAGTTCCTGTGGCAAATCTTGTGTAGGTCGATGCGATCTTGCACGTGCTGCGCTTCAGATCACAAACCTATTTGCATCTAGCATGCGATGGCTGCACTGTGACGCACGAAGATGCGGCGAGTTCCAAAGTTCTCGAGATTGGATGGAAGCGTTCATCGCGTATTGCGTTCGTCAGCCCCGTCATCTGAACATGCGAATCTGATTGGCCACGTATTGTCGCCCTTCACTCCGTGAAGGTAGCGTTGTTCCCCCGGGCATGAAGCAGTCCAAGACGGCTTTGTGAGAGATCAAAACGGAGATACCGACAGCATTACGGCATTGGAGCGAACTGCACAAAAGTTATCGCACTGTAGAGGGTGTCGTCGAGCGATCACTGGAAGAGGGAACTCGCCCGGTGTCGATGTCGGCGAGGACACGAGTGCTGCTTTAATTGATGCTCGATCGGGTCCGTCGATTGTTCAGTCACCAAGACCGTAGTCTTTGATCTTTTTGTGCAGCGTATTCCGGTTCATTCCAAGGCGGGTTGCTGCTTTTGTTTGGACACCGCTGCAGGACTCCAGCACCTGAGAGATCAATTCGCGTTCGACATTGTCGACGACGTTGCGATGGAGTTCTTGTGAGTCGTCACCGGCTTCGCGAATACCTGATTGCACAACCGATTTTGTCAACGCTTTAAAGTTGCGAGGTTGGCCTTCACCGGAGATGGGGTCGGTGTTAAGCGGTTGATTTTCAGTGACACACTTTGGCAGCAGATCGAGAACCAACTCATCGGTTTCCGCCATCACGACGGCGCGTTCGATATAGTTTTGGAGTTCACGAACATTACCAGGCCAGTGGTAGTTTCGTAGCGCGTCCATGGTTCCTGGCCCGATATGAACGACATAGCGATCGTTCAGCTCGTTGTAGTAATCCAGGAAATGCGAAACGAGTGATGGCACATCATCACGGCGCTTGCGCAGTGGTGGAATGTCGATTGGGACGACATTCAGACGCCAATACAAGTCTTCACGGAACCGGCCTGCGCGGACTTCGCCCATCAGGTCTCGGTTACTGGCGGCAATGATTCGGACATCGGTGCGAAGCGTGTTGGTGTCGCCGACCCGTTCGAATTCTTTCTCTTGCAAAACCCGCAGCAACTTGACTTGCAGTGTTAGCGAGGTGCTGTTGATTTCATCAAGAAAGATCGTTCCGCCCTGGGCCGCTTCGAAGCGACCGGTCCGGTTGGTTACTGCCCCTGTAAAGGCACCTCGAACGTGTCCAAAGAGTTCGCTTTCGAGCAAGCTTTCGCTCAGCGCACCACAGTTGACTCGCACAAACGGTCGCCCACTTCGGTGGCTGAGATTGTGCACCGCGCCGGCAATCAGTTCTTTACCGACTCCGGTTTCGCCAAGGATCAAGACCGACGCGTTGCTGACGGCGACCCGTCGCGTCACCCGGTAAACCTCTCGCATCGCTGCGCAATCACCGATGATTCCCGGTAGTGCGGTATCGTGTGGTGTTGTCGCTGAATTGCCAAGCATTTCGTTGGACGTCGATGCGATGGTGGTGGACTCGTCTAGCGGCAGCGCCCGGAAACCCGGTCCACCACAAAGACTATACGTTCATAGAAGGATCACCCGCTCCGCCATGACCCCGCGACGACGTCGCAAATGTCCACGAGCTAATCAGAGAAATTAGCGTTTTATTTCGATCACCGGTACCCGGCGTTTTTTAAGGACGATTCGAAACACTTTGCAGGGCGGTTTGGGCGATTTTTTGGAAGCGAGCTCGATCGCTGACCGAAAGTGGCTCCAGACGCTGTTTCTCTTGCACCTCGGTTAGAACGTCCGAAAATGCCGCCGTTCCACCCGGGATTGGCAGGACGTAGACCGACGGCGTTTGATCGCCACTCCATCGACTTGAGCGGGTTTCTAGCTTTGCGGACTCCACCGCGTCTGGATGAACCGATTGGTCACTGAAGAAAACAATCGGAATATTCCGACCTCGTGGCAACCGTCGGATTCGATCGACCAGCTCGACGGCGGCGGCATCAGCCAATTGAATCTTGCTGACGATCATTCGCAGGTCGCCGCCTTTGGCAACTTCGTGTTCTGCTTGCATCGCCGAGGTGACCAGTCGAACATCATGGCCGAGTTGTCCGAGAATCGCTTCCTGTTGGACCGCGACGTTTGGTCGAGTTTCGATTAATACTGCGGATGAGCGGTCGTTTAACGATGCCATTTCCGAAAACGTTTGGTTGACTTCGCTTGAGCCAGAAAAGTGCGCGTGCCCTTCGTTTTGGATCAATGTCGCGATCAGCTCAGCAGCTTCGTAGCGGATGCGAGGTGTCGTTCCTTCGATCGCGGCGTCGACAAGTGCAGAACGCTTTCCACCGTAGCTATTTAGGGTCTCAGGATCGGCGTCAACGGCTAGAAGTCGGATGAATCCCAAGGCGGCTGCCTCATCGCCACGCGACATGCTTTCACGCAGTCCCGTGGTTAAGCTGCTGGTACTGACAGCTTCGCCGTAACTTGAGGAAACCTGTTGCAGCTGTTCCGGGGTGCCCCAGTCTAAGTCAGCCATCACTCGATAAGTCAGATCGGTGGCTAAGGCTTCTCTCATGATTGCTGGTGGCAATTGGTCAAAACGCCGAATCTGTTGAGCGAGGTCAAATGCTTGGCGATAGCAACGATACAGTTCTGTACTGCGAGTCGCGGCGACCGAAGTCGCTTTGTCCGCGATTGACCAAATCAACACAGGGTTTTGATTGTTGACGCAGCGCTGAGCGTCTTCGCGAAGAATTGCCAATCGATCGGTCATGTATTGGATTGCGTCGGTCTTTGAGCTAACGCCAGTGAAACGCCGCGCGATCTGCCGCTCTGCCTCAGTCGAATTCGTACCGAACTGAGCACCGAGGGACGATAACAAGGCACGTTCTTGATCGGCGAGCGATAAGAACGCGATCAAAGCATTGCTTCGGACATTCGCCGTACCGTACAGAGCCAACTCGCCTACCGCATCGACGGCGTCCTGGCCAAATGTTCGAAGGACCTCGATGACTTTGTTGAAGTGAGATTGAGACAAGCCATGGCCGATTGCCTTTGTCATCTCTGAGATCGCCGCTTGACCACCCTGAAGCAAAACGCGATTGGCGGCGACGACCTTGTCGACCGAATCGGAGTTCAGGTCGGCGATCGCGGCTTGAAGCGTTTGAGCGGATTGATTGGTTTCCTTAAGAGCAGCTGACATTTTGGTCAAAGCGTCTCTTGCGGCATCGGTCATTTCTTCGCGAAGAGAAACTCGAAGCATCATCGTAGGACCAATCGTCCTCGCCGCATCAGCCAAGGCATCGGTTTCGTCCGACTTGCCAATTTCTTCCAGCCAGCGAACTGCTTCGTTCCATGCGCCGACCTGGATCAGGCGACCGACAGCCACGGCTTGTTCGTGCCCTCCCGTGGAGGCGTGCGAAGACAATTGCCGGACCAGTTCATCCGGACGAGTTGGCAGCTCTGTAGCGGTTTGAGCGAATGACAGAGGTGCCCACATCGTGGTGAGCAAGAATGCTGGGGCGAGACGTCGGAACCACATGGGCAGATAAATCAGGTGAAAAAGTGCGACGAGTGCGTTGGGATATCTTAATCGCAACGCAGAAAAGTTGTCGTCTGGTCTCGCAAGAAGGTCGCCAATTAGGGGCAGCGGACCACCTGCCTCGGGGTTTCTGGCTAGTGTTGGCTGGTCGTTAGACGCCAAGTGGGCAGAACCGACGGTCGAAGACCGATCAAGTATAGGGTCAGAATATGGCTGAGGTTCGAATCGTGAAAAGCAGTCCGCGGCATTGTCATCCGTGATGATTCTAAGAAGCCGAGCGGTCCATCGGATCAATCCTAGCCACCCCCGAACGAAGCTAGTGTTTCTGCTTCGAGGGACCGTCCTGGTTGACCTTTTCGAGATCTTCCGCGTATTTCCACTGGATTGTGTCCTTCACGATCCCGTGTTCTTCCGCTTCATGTTTGAGCTCACTGAGAATCGCTTGGCGTTTCTTTTGTCGTTTTTCCCAGTTCTCGACCACTTGTTGATGGTCTGGATATTCGACCGCTTCGCTCTCCGCCTTGCGACGCATGTTGTCTTTGAGCCGTTGGTCGAAAGTCTGTGAGAAGTCGACATATTGGTCCGAAGACATTCGAGCTTCGTACTCAAGTTTGACGTTCTTCGCTTCGACGGCTTCAGCGTTTCCGGTTCGCCTAAACGGTGCGGTGAAGGCGAACGCGAGCAACGTCACCGAAAACAGATAGGAAGCCGCGACCGCGATCAGTCCGGCTTTACTGCGAGGCAAAATTGATCGCCGTTCGTTTTGGATGCTCCGATCAGGAATATCACCGAAGTGCGACTTGCCTGAATCGGAACGCTTACGCGGTGAGTTCGTTGGTTGTGACATGAAAACAATTCCCCGTGCGATTCTTGACGACTATTCGGTCAAGATGGTTGGAAGGTTGTTCGCGATCTCTTCAAAAATCTGCACCAGGTCCGCTCCTGTTGCGGCATGATAGTGCTTACCACCTCCGATCGATGCAATTTCTCGCATCGTCTGCTGGTCGGCTCCATCGCCAAAGGTGACGGTATGGATTGTCAGAAGGTTATTGGCGACAAGTGACCTTGCGATCGGAGCTGCCCAAGGTGATTGGTTTTCAATCCCGTCAGTCATGACCACCATTGTCTTGGCAGCGAAGGGGCGGGCGCGACCGTCGACCAAAGCTTGAATGCCTTCTTGCATTCCTTTCCCAATCGCAGTCCATCCACCGGTGTTGAGTTGATTGACTCGGTTGCGAACGATTTGATGGTTCTTTTCAAGCAGAGTGTCAAGCGAAGCATTGGTTGAATAACTCGCGACGGAGACTTGCTCTTCTTGACTGGTTTTATCCAGTACGTCCAGAAACGCGTTCACCGCGACAACAAGGTCCTGCCAAGGCATCGTCGGAGCCGGTCCGTTGTCGAAGTAGTTTTCCCAGAGGTACTGTTGGTAAGTGACCGAATCGTACCCGGATGCGTAGTAATACTGATATCCACCGTTTCTGTAGGAACGAGTCAGTATGCCTTGTTGATATCCCCAGTAGATCGCTGAACTTGAGAATGGGTTCTCGCCCCTCCCCCAGTCGAAGTTGATTTCGGCCATCGAACCGGAACGATCAAGGATCAACGAGATGTCACGGTCAACCTGCATGGCGACCGAGTCGGATTGTGTTTCAAATCGATCCATGTCCAACAGACCGGGAATGATCAGCGGAACGTTTCCCGATAGTGATCCGCCAAGACGTTTTCCATGAATACGCACGGCACTTGCAACGGTCCCCGTTCGAACAGCGCCGGTTGGGATCTTCTGAAAGTTGTAGCGACTGTTGTAGCCACCTTGTTGAAGTGTGAGCCCAAATTCAATCTCACCGTCGTTGTCACCGGTGCGTAGGCGAAGTGGATCTCCGTTGACGGTGTTAAGTGCTGCTGTCGAAACAGCAGCATCGATGGCGGCATCAACCGTTTGGACTTCACTGAACGCACGACCTGCTGCACGAGCGGCAGCGTCAGTCGCGACGATCAGTTCCGTACGCGTCAGTTGCATGTGTGCGGCATTGATTGCGAATGCCGCTAGAATCGCCAGGATCGGCAGGAAGACCGCGGTCATTCCCATCACGGAACCGCGACGGCGAAGTCCGTTACGTCGATAAGACGATTGTTTGCGAGCGATAGATATATTCATGGTGCTAAAACTTGATCAAAAGAGAAGAGGTCAGCTTCCCCGTGGTTTCACGTCTATTGGTGATAGTAACCGTCGTATCGTTCGGTCTTCATCCGGGCGGTTGTTTCGATCACCGCGTTGGGTAAGAACAAAGGCGCGAACAGGGCGATTTCATTGAAGTCGACTTTGACGTTGACCTCGACAACAGGCGTGTCTTCATTGAGCTCGTTTACATCAACGCTGTAGCCGGTGGTGGTGATCATATCCATGACCTCTTCGGCAGCAGCGATTGCTTCGCCGGAGGTTGCACCGGGAACGATTGCTTGACGAGCGGCAAAGTATGCGGCGTCTTGGGCTAGGTTGCGGATCATGTTCATGCGTGCGAATTCCATGCACGTAAACACGATCACAAAGAACAGGTTGGCGATGATTGCGAACTCCACGATCGCGGCGCCCTTGCGGTCTTTGCGTCTGCGTCGTGATCGTCTTCGATTGGCTATTTGATTCGTCATGGGTGTCTCCATTGATTTGGCACTAGTTGCTGGCCAAATTCTGGTACTCTTTGCGAAGCGTCACCGAAGCGGAGATGTCCATTCCCCCATAGAACACTGATGGGATCAGTAGGTTGCCGTCGCATGGAACGGAAACGGTAAGCGTGACGTTATCCAGCGTATCCGCGGAGGTAAAATCGGGAGATCCGTAGGTGCAAGGATCGCCGGAATACTGGATGTTGCGTTCGTCCAAAAAGGCTTGAACCCGCGAAGTGACATCGCCATTGGTGCGGTCTCGCCCAACACCCATCCGCGCGCCTTCGTACGCTGCCAAGGTGATGGATTCTTTTAAGAACAGCATCGAACAGATATCGATGGTGCCGATCGTTAGTGCGATCAAGGCTGGAAGGCAGATTGCGAATTCGACCGTGGCGACCGCGCGCCGATCGGATCTTCTTCGACGTCCATGCCGCCCGACGCGAACTTGCGTTGCTGAGCCGACTTCGTTTCGGCAGTGGGCATTGCGGCTGGAAGCTTCGCCTCCAGCAGCATGGCGTTTGGAAAGAAACATGACGGTCATGCGGGTTAGTGACTCTTGAGGCGAGGATCTAGGTCTTCGAAAACCTAGCTCAGCTAGCGTCACTAGCACGCAAAAACCGTCATCAATGCAGGCAAAACTACGCCAACTCCGACTGAGTACGGCCACTCAGTCGGAGAAAATGATGCAAAAAAGAAACATCGGTTTCGCCGAAGCAACAGACATGGCTTTGAGCGCGCGTTAGCGCCACATCATTCTGTGGGTCTGGGCGAAGAAGCCATTTCAGACGAAACAATCAGTGCCGAATTCGATCAGCACTAGAGCCGATCGACCCGGTCAGTTTGTTCCAGCAGTTTGACTGCTTCACGAACCCGTTCTTCTGCGCTTTTGGGTGCAACGAGGGTCGCGTCTTTCGTGTGAACCACGATCAAGTCCTCAACGCCGATCGTCACGATTGTATGATCGGCATCGCCAAAGATGATCGAGCCGGTTGTGTCAATCGCGAGGTGGTCACCGACGGCAGTGTTACCCTGCTGGTCCGAAGGATGAAGTCGACCAAGTGATTGCCAGCTGCCGACGTCATCCCAAGAAAAGCCGGCTTCGATGACGACGACATTGTCATAGCTTTCCATGACGGCGTAATCGATCGAGGTTCCTTTGATCGCTTTGAATTCTCGATCCAAAACATCGTCATATTCTGGTGTGCCGATTGCCGCAGCGATCTTTTGAATGTGGGCGAACATTTCTGGTTGGTTCGCTTCGAGTGCGGCCAGGATCGTCTTCGCCTTCCAAAGAAAGATGCCGCTATTCCAGTAGAAGTCGCCCGACTGCAGGTACTCTGTGGCAGTCGCTTGATCCGGTTTTTCTCGGAACTTCGCGACGGCAAACGCGTTTGCGTCCGTTTGAGCTAACTTTTCACCGCGTTGGATGTAGCCGAAGGACTCCGCCGGATAAGTCGGTTTAATTCCGAACGTCACGATCCGAGTTGGATCTTCGTTGACGAGTTCTTCTGCGGCTTTCAGGTCTGCGCAGAATTGTTCGTCCGTCCCAATGACATGGTCCGAAGGCATCACTGCCATGATCCCTTCCGGATCGCGAGCGGCAATCAATGAGGCAGCCAAGCCGATACACGGTGCGGTGTCACGCTTTGCCGGTTCGCCAATCAAGTTAGCGACTGGCAATTCCGGCAGCTGCTCGGCGATCGGTTCCACCAAGATTTCGTTCGTCAAAATCAGTTGACGATCGGCAGGAACCAGCTCGCTTAATCGCTCACTGGTGGCCTGGATCATGGTGTTCGAGCCGGAAAGCGCGAGCAATTGTTTCGGTCGCAGCTTGCGACTAGCGGGCCAGAAGCGGGTTCCACTACCACCAGCCATGATGACGGCATACAACATTGATTGCGTTCAGTTTTGAGTCAGACGAGTTGTCAGCAAGATTGCAATAGACTTACGGGCGTTTGCCCCAGAAGTCCAGCACCCGTACTTTGTCTAGAACCGGTTTTAGTACACCGACGAAGGCTTGGTGGTCCGGGTGAGGCAGATAATTTTTGCGAGCGTTTTCGCTTTCGAACGACACCAAAAAGCAGTGAGTAAATCCGTTGTCATGGCGTTCGGGACTGTTGTTGATTCCCCATTCGAACGCATTGATTCCATCGATCTTGCTTGGCAATGCTGCGAAAGCCTCTTCGACCTTTTGGACGCCTTCTTTTGATGCGTCTTCTTTAAACGCAAAGAACACGGCGTGCAGCAACGGTTCGTCAACTTTGGGTTGTTTGGGATCGCCCCAATAGTCGATCACAAACACCTTCTCCATATGTGGACGCAAGACATTGCCAAACTCTTTGTGTGCCGGGTGTGGCAGGTATTTCGCACGACCGGCTTCATCTTTGAACGAGAGCAGGAAGCAGTGCGTGAAGCCTTCGTCGAGACCTTCGGGGCTGTTGTTGACGCCATATTGAAAATCAACGATCGAATCGATTTTATCCGGCAATGCCGCGAAGGTGTCGACGACCTTTTGAACGTCTTCCTTGCTAGATGAGTCTTTAAAGCTAAAGAAAACCGCGTGTCTTAATAAGCCAGTGGGCTTTTGTGATGGATGGTCTTCAGCACGTAGTGTGGTGGACATGACGGTCGACACGCAGACGGAAAGAATCAGTAATCGGATCATTGGACGACACTTGATGAAAGGAGGGAAGCGAGGCGGGGAATACGACTCGCTTCATGATAGTCGACTGACAAAGCTGCCGCGCAAGGTGGCCCTGGTCTTAGGCGGAATTCTATATCCGGAACACCCGAGCCCGCCGGGACACTGGCGCTCTAAATCGTGCCTGAGAGATCCGGCATTCACGCGGTTTATGACGTGGATTGGTTGCCAACTCGTTCTCGCTGTTTTTGAGCGAGTAGTTTGCGCTGGAAACGCCCCTGCACCACATCGACGACGATCAAGACGACCAAAACGAAGTAGAACGTTGACTTGGCCATCGGATGGACGTGGTATCCGAACAATTGGATCGACGCCAAGTGACCGCCTTCGCTGACCAGCATGACACCGACGATGAACAGGATGAAAAGGCCGAGCACTTCGTACATGCGATTTCGTTTCAAAAACTCCGCGACATGATCGGCTAACCAGATCATTAGCAGTCCGCTAATCACGATCGCCGTCGCCATGATCGCAAGGCTCTTCGTCAACGCCATCGCGCTTAGAATTGAATCAAATGAAAACACTAAATTCATCAGAACGATCAACGCGATCGCTTTCCCGAGGGTGGATTTCTTGGCACCGCCATCGGAGTCATGGTCGATTTCTTCGATCGCCAGAAGGTGATAGATCTCTTTGATGGCGGTCCACAGAATGAATGCCCCGCCACCGATCACGATCAAGCTATGCCCGGAAACGCTGAGCGACAACGCCCTGGAATCAAATCCGAAAAACGGTTCCTGAAGCAACGCAATAAGTTTGACGACCACGAATAGCAAAACGATCCGAAAGACGATCGCCAGACCGATGCCCCACTTTCGGACCTTTGATTGATCCTCCTCAGGGACTCGCTTGCTTTCGATTGAGATATAGAGCAGGTTGTCAAAGCCAAGAACTGCCTGCAGCAAAACCAGCATTCCCAGCGTCATGATTCCGCCGAGCGAAAATAGGCTGTCGGCTGCCATGTCCCCTGCCTTCGCCGCGGCCTCGTGAGTTGCCGCTTCGGCAAACAGCATTCCGAATCCGCTGAAGTCTATCGTCGCAAGTTGATCAATCATCGCAATCGCGGGGTTGAATACGTGGGTTGCAAGTTCACACCATCGGGACCGGATTATGGTGTGGGGCCCAGTGCTTGCTCAACCCGGTGGCAGCGTATTGTCACGGTTCCTGCCGTATTTCCAGTCCAACGACTGCTAGACCTGTGTTCCAACCAATTGGGCGGAAGGAATATTGGCGAGTTGAAAGCCGTTCTTCATGATCGCGTTCCCGTCCTTGATGACGCGGCCGACAAACTGAAAGCAGTTTGCTTCGCGTTCAATCAGTTCGACGACAATCGACAGTTTATCCCCAGGCCGCGCGAAACCTCGAAAGCGTGCATGGTTAATTCGAACCAACACACCCAACGCAAACTCATTCGCGTTCGGGTCGGACGTGTCGAAGTCTTCCATCGGGTTGTGTTCGGCGGCAATCAAAATTCCTGCTGACTGCGTGGTCATTTCCTGCATCATCGCCCCGGGCACAATCGGAGCCCCTGGGAAATGCCCCGGCATATAAAACGCTTCAGCCGCCACGATTGCGGATGTTTCAATTCGATCATGCGAAATCTTTTCGATCGAATCGACCATCCGGTACGGCGTTCGGTGATGAAGATACTGCTCGACGGTTTCGAAGCGGTGCTGATAGTACGCTGGGCTTTCGGGCATGTTTGGGTCCAAATAGAAAACCCGATCGGAACGCATCCGACCGGGCATGAATATTCAACTGTGGTTAGCAGATTCAGCTGGTTCGCCTGATACGATTATCTGGCGAAGGCAACTCTGCTTGCTATGCCGATGCCTGCTCTTCGCGGGCTTTCTTTTCAGCGACGCTGCGATAGTCAACAACATCCCAGACAAGGCCCATGGCACGGAACAGCTTGATCGCTTGCCAGGTGATGTCGAATTCCCACCACTTGTGACCGTGCTTTGCCATGCGTGGGTGTGCGTGGTGATTGTTGTGCCAGCCTTCCCCGTACGCGATGATTGCGACCAACCAGTTGTTGCGACTGTCGTCGGTCGTTTCGTAGTTGCGATAGCCCCACATGTGTGAAGCACTGTTGACCATCCAGGTTGCGTGCAGGACGCCGACCAATCGGACAAACACACCCCAGACAACCAACGAAACCGCCATTTCCATTCCGCTGAAGTAGTAACCAATGCCGAATAGGATGGCACCTGACGCGATGTGGATCGGCAAGAACATGTAGTCCATGATCCGCATGCCGCGAAGCTTGTACAAATCGGGCGCCCACTTTTGTAGGTAGGCTTTGCGGTTACCGTTGTGGGTGTGATAAGCCAACCAGAAAATGTGGCTCCACCAACCGCCATCGTGTGGCGAGTGAGGGTCACCCGGTTGATCACTGTTTTTGTGGTGGCTGCGGTGGTCGGCAACCCAGTCCAGTGGAGTACCTTCGCCAGCTAGGCAGCCGACGCTGGTAAGGACGTATTTGAACCAAGTCGGCGTCTTCATGCCGGAGTGCGTCAGCAGCCGGTGGTAGCAGAGGCAAATCCCGATGCTGCCGGTCAGCCAGTGCAGGCCAATTGCGACTGCGAGTCCTTCCCAGGTGAAAGTAAACGGAGCGACAAACAGCACTACCAAGTGTGCCATGCCCAACCAGCCGATTGCCCACCAAGAAATGTTGGCGGCTCGTTTGCGATCAGAAGCCGGAATTCCCGACAAATTGACAGCGGTGCCCTGATCTTTGGCTTCTAGGGCAACCGCGTCACCAGACACGGCGTCTTGCGCCAATTCCATATCGGGGTATTCGAGACGCTGCGGTTTACCCGTACTCTTCTTTTTGGGGGTTTCAATTACGTTCGCCATCGTGACGGAGTCCGTTGTGGGAGGTCTATGTCTGCCGGCTAGTGCTCGAACCGTGAATGCCAGCAATGGTCGCTTCTCCGAATGAAAAAGCCGAGCAACAATCGGAACGTTGGAAAGTCTACGGATTTGTTGTTCTGTGTCTGTCTCGTGATAGACCAATCCTTGTAACAACGATGTAAAAGATTCTTCAATATCCGTCCACAGAGGGTAATGGCAGTCAGAAGTGAGGGCTGTTCTGCGGCATATGCCCTCAATAGGCAGCTGTTTTTTGGCGGCAATCAGACATGTCGCCCGCACGCCATTGCTCCTGGATCGCTTCTCTGCCAAGCGAAAAACATTTCGATGCTGAATGGGCGCACATCCAGAGGGTCCTGTGTCGACGCGGCCCGCGTCGAGCCCGAAAACCCAAATGTCGAATGTTCGAAAAAGACAATCGACTCTCTGTCCGTGCTGCAAATAGGAATTAGCAGCTGAGTAAATAGCGACAGCTTTGCGACGGTCTTCACCCGGCAAAGTCTACCCAATGCGTCGAACTGGAACGGCATACCCGTTACAGGTCAACATTCGCTTGTTCACCCTCAGAGAAACCGGATCACTGTCCCCAATTTGGTCGATGTTCCGAATTACCGGTGAGAGTCAGTTGTTCTGCTGACTCGACGCTGGCGAACAGGATTGCCGATTGGGCTGAATTGCTGTGGGAGCAACGAAGCCCATTGACGCAAACTTGCGATTTCAAACGACGCGGTTGAGTTTCGGAATTCCTGAGACTCAACCGCTTTTTTTTCGGGATCGATCGATATCGGCGGTAATGATCACCGGCGAATAATCGTCAGTCGGCAAGGTCGTCTAGGACGCCGTCCGGCGGCATTGGACCAATAGGCATCGGACTTGGCGAAGATTC
The Stieleria sp. JC731 genome window above contains:
- a CDS encoding acyl-CoA desaturase — protein: MANVIETPKKKSTGKPQRLEYPDMELAQDAVSGDAVALEAKDQGTAVNLSGIPASDRKRAANISWWAIGWLGMAHLVVLFVAPFTFTWEGLAVAIGLHWLTGSIGICLCYHRLLTHSGMKTPTWFKYVLTSVGCLAGEGTPLDWVADHRSHHKNSDQPGDPHSPHDGGWWSHIFWLAYHTHNGNRKAYLQKWAPDLYKLRGMRIMDYMFLPIHIASGAILFGIGYYFSGMEMAVSLVVWGVFVRLVGVLHATWMVNSASHMWGYRNYETTDDSRNNWLVAIIAYGEGWHNNHHAHPRMAKHGHKWWEFDITWQAIKLFRAMGLVWDVVDYRSVAEKKAREEQASA